The Geobacillus genomosp. 3 genome segment ACGCGCGGCCCGCCGGGCGCGCTCCAGCCGCTCATAAACGTCCGCTTTCGCTCGGCGGTCTTTGACGACGGGCAACTGTCTAAGGCCGTGTTGGATGCATCGCTCATTCCAGTTGAGCTTTTTCATGTTGCCACCCCTCTCGTTCTTCCTCTTCCTCCATATATTGCTTCAGCGCTTTTAGCGCACGATGTTGCGTCGTCTTCACCTTGCTCTCTGTCCAGCCGAGCGCCGCCGCCGTTTCCGCGATCGACAGTGACTGGATGAACCGGAGGACGAGCACAAGCTGCTGATCAACCGTACAGCGCGCCAAACAGCGGTACATAAGTTGAATTTCCTCCTTTTGAATGGCGACCTCCTCCGGCATCGGTTCATCCGCACCGATCGATTCCGCACTCCATTCCGGCGGACCGGCCCATTTGCGCCGATGCTTTTGCCGGCGGAAAAAATCGATCGCCACATGGCGCGCAATGGACAGCAGCCACGTTTTTTCACTGCATTGCCCTTTAAACCGCTTATACGAACGCAGTACTTTCACATACACTTCTTGGACTAAATCTTCGGCATGCTCTCGATTCCGCACCATGTAAAACAAAAAATTAAACAAATCATCATGATATTTTTCATACAACTGTTCAAAGACGGGGTCCATCGTCTCTCCCCCTATTCTTTCCATGGACTGCAGCCAAAAAAAATCCCATTATCTTCATGATAACGGGTGAAAAGCGAAAAGGGAACTGTTTTTTCGGTGAACGACTCACCGGTTAGCGAACGCTTGAAGCGGGAGCTTCTCTATTCCACGACGAACGCAACCTTTCGTCTCCCTGAGCGCGACTTCGGGTCGTTCCGACTCTAGGCATCCGATGATTCGGGGTTCTTTCGCGCCTTGGATCTTTTCCACATGGAAGGCGCTGCCTAGTTTTTGCATCGGATGTTCTCCATGCACCCCCTTCATCTCCCGTTCACAAGGAACATGATCGATATGGATTGTATCATGCGTTTTGGCTGACGCCAGCCGACATTCCTCTCCCACCTACTGACCGGGTTACACCCTTCACGGTCCTTGAGGTGGGAGACTTCTTTCGGAAATTGCGTTAAAAACGACAGGCGGTTACAGCTCGGCAAACAGCGGAAAAAAAAGACGGCCAGCCCGTTTCCTTAACACTTGCTCTCCGGCCGGGTCATAGCTGATGAGCAAAGATGTCGCCGGACCACCGGAGACAAAGAGCGGCAGCGGGCACGCACAGGCGCGCCATTGGCGGCCATTGGCGGCCAACAGCTGTGTATATTCATAATAAATGCCTTTTGAACCAACCGGGATCAACTCATAAACATACGGCGAAGCGAGAAGTTCGGCAATCAGTGAAAGCGGCGCGATCCAATCCGGGTGCGCCAACACGGCCGGGCCGACGAGCGGGCGGCCGATGACAGCAAACTTGGCCTCTTCCGGCGTGATGCCCATTCGCTTTTGTCCGCTGGCCACCGTTCCAATCGCCGTCACCCCAAGCGCCGACTGCACGGTGGCAAAGTTCGATTCACTGCTGCCGGTGATCGGGAGGGCGAGCCCCAGCTCACTGCCCGCCCGTCCGATGCCGCGGCACAGCGCTTCCCAACATTCATCGGCGATAAAGTTTTGCAGCACCATCGCCTTCGCTTCCGCCCCCACGCTTACTAACTCCATCAAGGCGACGCGGGCGGCAAAATAGGCGGTCGTCTCGGCCGGAACAAAAACAGCGTCGCCCGGTTTGTCTCCTACTGCCGCTGAACCGTCGGCGGCAATCGCTAGTTCAACACTATCGGTGAGCGGGAGAAAGAGCACATCACGCATGCGGCGCTCTCACCCCTGCTTTCGCAGCCAAACGGGTGACAGACGGCATAACCGTCATTGCCACCAATACATTGACGGCAGCGGCCGCCGACAGCGGCGGAATGACCGCGATAACGAACGGCCAGCCGAACGGAATCACAAGCGGCAGCGGCGCCAGCAACACGTTGCCGGCAAAAAAGGCGGCAGCTCCCGCGAAGCGCCAGCCCCGCTCATACATCGCGGCAAACAAAGCGCCAAGCCCCGCCATTTCACAGGCGATAAGCCAATGGAACGGACCGAGCGGCCAGCCGCCGACATAGGCGGAAATGAAGTGGCCAAGCCCGGCGACCATTGCGCCGGCGCGCGGGCCGAGAACAGCAGCAGCGACGAGCGCCGGCGCGCTGTCTAACGCGATGCTGCCGACAAACGTCGGCAGCTTGATGAACGATCCGATGATAGAAAGCGCCAAACAAACAGCCAGCCAGGCAAAACGGCGGTTCATTGCTTCTCCTCCTTGTCGCGGAACACGATGGCGCTCCGCTCGTACTCGACATCGCCCACCCCCAGGCGGGCGTTCACGACACGCGCAGCAGCGAACAAATAATCCGATAAACGGTTCATGTATTTAAGCACGACATCATTGATCGGCTCCGCTTTTTGCAACGAAACGATGCACCGCTCCGCCCTTCTTGTCACCGTACGCGCCAAATGAAGCGCAGCCGCCGCCTTCGAGCCGCCCGGCAAAATGAACTTCTCAAGCGGCGGTGCTTCCTGCACGTACGCATCAATGCGCCCCTCTAAAAACGTGACCATCTCCTCGGTCGCTTTATACGGCAGCTTGCCGTTGACAATGGCCAAGTCGCCGCCGCAGTCAAACAGCTCGTGTTGGATTTTTTGCAGCTCAGCGCAAAGGTCGCGAAACCGCGCATCGTCTGCCAATAAAGCGAGCGCCCAACCGATGAACGAATTGGCCTCATCGATCGTTCCGTACGCCTCAACCCGCAAGTGGTCTTTGTCGACGCGTCCGCCGACTAAACTCGTTTTTCCTTGGTCCCCCGTTCGTGTATACAGCTTCATTCGTCCTCTCCCCCTTATTTTAATCGTTCCGCCAACCCGCACCAAAGCCGGTCGACGCAGCAGCACATGGCAACAAGCCGCTGGTAACATACCCCAACTGCATCGCGCCAACGCCGATCCTCCCGATCGGTAGGAACGACACCTTGCGTTACGTCGGTTCCGATCCAGACGACCGTGCGGCCGCCTGCTCCTTCCTCCCACTGCTTCCAAGCGCAGAAAAACCGCTCCCATTCCTCCGGATCCGGAAGGCGGCGAATGGCGGCTTCGAGCCCGTCCAAGACAACCGTTTTCGCCGTCTTGGCGCCATCCGGCCACCCGTATGGCTCTTGATAACCGTCATGCCATACTATATGAACGCCATCGCTTATTCCGTATCGTTCCCGCACCCATTTTCGTTTTCCTTGGAACGCACCGCCGACAACGAAATGCATCGCTCTCCCCCTTTCCAGCGCTCGATCGTCGATTCCAGCGTATACCCGCCGGAAAACGGCACCTTCCATTCCCAAAACGGACGAGAAACCGGCGCATATTGCTCGAGCACGAAACGGATCGGGCCGCTGTGGGTGACGATCGCCACATGACGGGCGCCCGTTCGCTCAGCCAACGCGATCGTCTCGGCGAGCGCCCGTTTGATGCGCGCTTGAAACGCGGCATAGCTCTCCCCGCCGGGCGGCGCCGTCGAAAATGGCGCTTCGAGCCATCGATTGTACGCACGATCTGTTTTAAGCTCGGTGAACGTTTTCCCTTCCCAGGCACCGAAAAAAAGCTCGCGCCATCCGTTCGTACACCAATCCGGCCCGCGGCTGCCAAACAGCAGGACCGCCGTTTCCCGGCAGCGGCGAAGATCGCTTGCCACGATGCGGTCAACCCGGCCCGGCCACTTGATCTGCAAACGGCGCAGCCTGCTATGTTCCGCAGCCGAAAGCGGCGCGTCCGTCCAGCCGATATATGCGTTGCGCCGATTCAGTTCCGTCATCCCATGACGGATGAGTGTAAGAGCCAAAGGACGCCCCATAGCACCGTCTCTCCTCCTTCGATGAGCGCGCCAAGCACATCGCCGGTTACGCCGCCAAACTGCTTTTCCGCCCACGGCTTTGCCGCAAGGGAACAAAGCGCCATCACCGCAGCCAGCGCCGCAACCGCCGCCGGCGGAACGCCCGCCGCCGGAAGAAGCAAAAGCACGAGGCACGCCAATCCGAGCGCCCATGCCGCGTCGCGCCATGAACTATATTCGCGCAGCGAAGCCGCCATTCCTGTCGGCTTCGCCAGCTTGCCGGCGGAAAGAAGCCAGACGGCCCCGGCCCTTGACAACAGCGGAATGGCGATAAACAGCGCAGCAGAAATGTTTGCTTTGATCGCTTCATACAAAAACAGCCATCGAAACGATAACAAACAAACGAGCGCCAACACAGCAAACGCGCCGACGCGCGAATCGGACATAATCTCTTGCCGCCGCTTGGCGTCACGGTACGAAAAAAAGGCGTCGCTTACATCCATAAAGCCGTCAGCGTGCATCCCGCCGGCAAGCCAAATGCCGAGCCAAAGAAGAAGAAGCGCCAAAAAGGGCGGCGCGCCGAGTGAAAACGCGGCACATAAAGCATATATTCCGGCAACCAGCGCGCCGAGCAGCGCCCCAGCCAGCGGCATCGTGCGCACAAGCCAGCGAACATGGGCAGCGCTCCATTCGATCGGCCGTCGGACCGGGATGATCGTAAACAGCTGCAGCGCCAGCAGCCATCCATTCCATGCCCGCTTCATTGCGGCCACCGTCCTTTCTTCACGCGAAGAAGGCCGCATTCGACCACGGCGGCCGTCGCCGCTTCCGCAACCAACTGTTGATGAAGCCAGCCGAGCGTTTTCATGTAGCGGAACGTGCCACAGTCATCCGGCACGCCGCCGGAAAACAGCTCATTGGACACAACGACAACAGCGCGGCACGCCGCCGCCCACATCCGCACTTGGTCGAGCAGGCGACGGGCGGCGGCAAATGCTCTTTCCTCCGTTTTCCATTCATCGCCGGCAAATAACGCGTTGGCCCACCACACAGTCAAGCAGTCAACAAGCACCACATCAGACGGACGAAGCGCCGCTGACAGCCGATCCGGCCCTTCCGGCGCTTCCCACACCGTCCAAGATGCCGCCATCGCCATCCGCCGCGCTTGATGACGGCGAATGCGCTCTTTCATTTCCGCATCGGTGGCCCGGGCGGTAGCGACATAATGAAGCGTCCCGCCAGCGGCAAGCCGGATGGCGCACGCCTCTGCCGCTTCACTTTTGCCGCTGCGCACCGCACCGCTCACAAACACGATCATCCATCCCACCTCTCAAGCGCCTCAAGCAGCCGGTCGTTTTCGGCCGGCGTTTTGACGGCAAGCCGGATGTAGCGGCCGTCAAGCCCCGGGAAATTCATCGTATGGCGCGGCACAATCCCTTCCTTCAACAAATGAAAAAACAGCGCTTCGGTCCGTCCTGAACGCGGGCGCAACAAATAAAAGTTCACGACCGATAATGAGACATCGTACCGCCCGGCCGGAAGCGACCGGAACACCCGCTCCCGCTCGGCGGCGATCCGCTCTCTCGTTTCGTCAACGAACGATGCCATCGGCAAAAAACGAAGCGCCAACTGTTGGGCGACTTGGCTCGCACTCCAAGGCGGCTGCCGTGTTTTCAGCGCGGAAATCACTTCCTCATCGGCGGCGACATAACCGAGGCGCACCCCGGCCAAATGGTGGATTTTCGTCAACGACCGGAGCACGATAAGGCGCGGATAGCGCCCCAGCCAGCGCATTGCCGTAAACCCGCCGCGCCAAAACGGATAAAACGCCTCATCCACCACGATATACGTACCGGCTTGATCCGCCGCATCAATGAATGACCGAAGTTCATGCTCCGGCATCACCGTTCCGGTCGGGTTGTTCGGATGGCATAAAAAAATGATGTCTTGGCTTGCCGCCCACGCCGTCGCTTCATCAATGTCATATGAGAAACCACATTCTTTCCTAGCCATAAACACGGCCACTTCGCAATCGTAGGTGAGGCAGGCGCGCCGGTATTCGGAAAACGTCGGTTCGAACACGCCGACCCGGCGGCCGGCAAACAGCGACGCCAATAAATAAATAGCTTCTGCCGCCCCGTTGGTGGGGAGCACTTGCCCTGGCCGAATCCGCTCCTGCCCGGCGACGAGCTCCCTGAGCGCCCGCGTTTCCGGATCCGGATACTCGCCGGCCCAGTGAGCCCACTTCTCATCGTCCGGCCAAGCCGACGGCGGCAACCGGTACGGGTTCGTATTGACACTGAAGTCAATATACTCATTTGGGGGCGTTATCCCGCACTGCTCATAGAGTGCGCGCGGATTCGCCCCATGCGCCGGCCAACGCAACGATCATCCCCCCGATCCATAGCAATAGCGTAAACATAAGCACCGTTCCAATCATGATGCGGGTCGCCTGGTGAATATGCGCGGCGCGAAGCGGGACGTCCGGGTCGCCGATCGTCGGCCGCCTTGAGACAACGCCGCCGTATGTATTCGTTCCGCCGAGCTGTACGCCAAGCAATGCCGCCATCCCGGCCTCGGGCCAGCCGCTGTTCGGGCTCGGATGGCGGCGGGCGTCGCGAAACAAAACCGCCAAAGAGCGGCGAAGCCGGCGGCCGCCATAGGCGAGCACCATCACGAGCGCCGTCAGCCGCGCCGGAATGTAGTTAAGCATATCATCGAGCCGGGCGGCCGCCCAGCCAAATTCACGATACGTTTCATTTTTATAGCCGACCATCGAATCGCACGTGTTTACTGCCCGGTACAGCAAGGCGAGCGGCGCGCCGCCCAAGGCCGCATAAAAGAGCGGCGCGGTAACACCGTCACTCGTATTTTCCGCCACCGTCTCCACGCAGGCGCGGGCGATGCCGGCTTCATCAAGCCGCTCGGTGTCGCGGCCGACGATCATCGACAACGCACGCCGCGCCGACAGGAGATCGCCCGCTTCGAGCGGCCGGCGCACATCTTCCGCCGCCTCCGCCAAACTTTTCGGCGCAATGGCAGTAAAAATGAGCACTGCCTCGACTGCCACTCCAACATACATCGATAAGGCGTAGCTAGCCTGGACAACGGCCGCCGAGAGTCCATAGACGATCACGAGCACCGCTGCCACGGCCGCCGCTCCTTTCAGGCGGCGGCCATTTCCACCGTTCCAGCGCCGGTCAAAATAGGCGATCAACCATCCCATCCCGCGCACCGGATGCGGCAGCCAGCGCGGATCGCCCATGAGGGCATCAAGACACAACGCCAACGTTAATGCAGCCAAATGGGTCACCGCCGTTTCCCCCGCTTCTCCCAACGGTCAAGCGCCTCAACCGTCGCCTCATACACAAGCCGGCCGATCTCCCGCCCAAGCTCCGTTGCCGTTCCGGCATAAGCAAAGACCCGACCAGTTTGCGTGGCCGCCACCGCCACCGAGTCGGTCGATGTTCCAGTGGCGATCGTTCCCGTTTCCCGATCGCCAATCAAACGGTCAGCAAGCGCTTTTGTCTTCGCTTCTGTCGCCGTCATGACCGCCTGAACGAACGCCGCCTCGGTCAGCGTGCCATCGATGACAATGATGAGATTGATCGTCCCCGGCTTGACCGCGAGCGGCTGATGCTGCCAAGCGCGGGCGGCGTCGACCGCATTGCCGACGCCGGCTGTCGCCAAAACCGAAACAGAAAAGGCTTCCCCGTTTTCTCGACGCCAGACGGCATCGCGCACATCGACCGCCGTCATCATCCCGACCGTCCGGGCGACGGGAAACCGATGCCGTTCCAAATAACGCCGCATTTCCTCTTCCGCGTCACGGCAATCATAGTCGAGGCCGACATGACGGTTGACGAAATGGGTCGCCCATTGAAACCCGGCGCCCACGAGCGCTGAAGACAAGACGCGCAGCGGTTGGCGGGCGGCAAGAACAACCGCGTCATCGAGAAATGACGGGCGCAGCCCGCCGGTGAGCAATGTCTCCTCGCACTTGTGTTGCGGCACAAACGAAAACACTGGCTTGGCCGCCGCCGGATGGGCCTGGCGCACGACCGGGACGGCAAACACTTCATTCAGCAACCCCGGCGTCATGACGTCCGCCGGTGCACCGAGCGCAGCGGTTTTCCCCTCTTTTAAAACGAGCACCCGGTCGCAATATAAACTGGCAACACTCATATCGTGAAAGACAGCGACAACTGTCAAACCGCGCGCGTGTGCGGCTCGGGCGAGTTGGTTCAGAAGCCGGACTTGGCCGCTCATATCCATATGGTTCGTCGGCTCATCCAACAAAAGCAGCTGCGGCTCTTGGGCGAGCGCGCGGGCCAAATAGGCGCGCTGCCGCTCGCCGCCGCTCAACCGCTCAAGCGGCTCATCGATTTTGCCGGCCAAGCCGACAGCGGCAAGCGCCTGTTGAACCGCGGTTTCGTCCTCGGTCGTCCACGTCGGAAACAAGCCATGCTGATGGGCGTAGCGTCCGAGTGCCACCATCTCTTTCACCGTATAGCCGTGCGCCGTTTCCACTGTTTGCGGCAGGACGGCGGCCAACCGCGCCCATTGTTTCGCCGAAAGCGCCATCAGCGGTCGGCCATCGATGACGATCTCCCCGCTTGTCAGCGGCAACTCTTTGCTGATGAGTTTGAGCAATGTCGTCTTCCCGCTGCCGTTCGGCCCTAAAATGCCGAATATTTCGCCCTTTTCCACGGAAAACGTCACGCCGTCAAGCACTTGTTTCTGTCCATACCGATGCGATATGGCACGCACGTCGAGCATCGTCATCCCATCTTTCGTTTCGTTTTTCGAAAAAATAGGGCGGCAAACAGCGGGGCCCCGATCAGCGATGTAATGACGCCAATCGGCAGTTCACGCGGCTCGATGATCGTCCGCGCCGCCACATCGGCGAGCACAAGAAACGACCCGCCGTACAAGAGCGACAGCGGCAAGAGCACCCGGTAATTCGGTCCGCATACAAGCCGGACCATGTGCGGAACGACAAGTCCGACAAAGCCGATCGTTCCCGACACCGACACCGCCGCGCCGGTGAGCAGCGCGGCCGCCGTCAAAATGATGATTTTGCGGCGCACGACATCGACGCCGACATGAAGCGCCGCCGCCTCGCCAAACGCAAAGGCGTTCAACTCGCGGCCGTTGGCGATGAGCACTGTCGCCCCTACGAGAAAAAACGGCAACAGCAGTCCGCTGTACTTCCAGCCGCGCATCGCCACGCTCCCCATCAGCCAGGAGATGATTTGCCGCAGTTCTTCTCCCGTCAACGCGATCATGAGCGAAATGAAGGCACTGAAAAACGCTCCGAAAATAATGCCGGCTAAAATGATCGTCTCAACCGACATTTGCCGCTCAACGGCGCGGGTGAACGCCAACACAGCGGCCAGCGTCGCCATGCCGCATAAGATGCTCACGATCGGCAGCGTAAACGTGCCGAACAACGGCCATTGCCAACCGAGAAAAATAACGAGCACGGCCCCGACGGACGCGCCGGATGAGACGCCAAGCGTATACGGGTCGGCGAGCGCGTTTTTTAACAGCCCTTGAAACGCTGCACCGGCCAGCGCCAATGACGCTCCGACCAAAAAGGCGAGCACGACGCGCGGCAGACGGATCGCCATCACGATCGGCACCCAATCGGCCGGAATGTGATGCGGAAGCCCCATTCCGAACCATTCCGCCGCCAAAATGCGGACGATAGAAGAAAAGGGAATCGACAGCGACCCGGTCGATATCCCTACGAGCAGTGAAAAGACAGCCGCGGTAGCAGCCGCGATATACATCCACGTTTTACTTGAACACATCCGGGTAAATGGCTTTGGCAAGTTCCTCGACTCCTTCGACAAGACGCGGACCCGGCCGGCTCACTAGGTCGGTGTTGACATCATATACCCGCTTGTTTTTCACCGCCGGCACATCTTTCCAGGCGGCACGATTGAGCACTTGTTCAGCTCCGCCGTATGTGGTGATGATGACATCCGGCTTATAGGCGACCGCCTGTTCTTCCGTCACCATCGGCCAACCTTCCAAGCTGCCGGCAACGTTTTTCGCCGAAATCACCTGAAGCATCTCGTCCATAAACGTTCCTTTGCCGGTTGTATAAAGTTGCGGCGGCGGTGACACTTCAATCCAGACGTTCGCCTGTTTGTCTGCCGGAATTTGTTTCGCCTTCTCCTTAACTTGTGCAAGCTTCGTCTTCATGTCATTGATGACTTCCTCCGCCTTGTCGACCGTTCCGGTCGCCTTGCCGATCAGGTCAATCGCTGCATACACATCATCAAACGACGCCGCGTTATTGACAACGAGCACCGTAATGCCGGCGTCTTTCAATTGCTGCAGGCCGTCCTTCGCGTTATGGGCGCTTGATGCATGGGCCAAGACAAGGTCCGGTTTCAGTGAAATAATTTTTTCGACGTTAAATTCCATCCCACCGATTTTCGTTTTCGTTTTGACGTCTTCCGGATAATTGTCAAAATCGCTGACGCCGACAACCTTTTCGCCCAGCCCCAAGGCATAGGCGATTTCCGTATTGCTTGGGATGAGTGAGACGATTTTTTGCGGTTCCGCTTTGATCGTCACTTCTTCCCCAAGTCCGTCTTTCACCGTCACCGGAAACGCGGCCTGTTCCGTTTTCGGCTCCTCTTTTTTCGCCGGCTGGGCGTTGCTTTCCGTTCCGCTGCTGCAGCCGACAAGCATAACGGCCAAAAGGATGAGCACAGCCAACGCCGTTGGCCATTTCCAACGCTTCATCAGTCGTTCCTCCTTTGAGTGATGTATGTACAATAAAAAACGCCCATTCCGTCCGATCGGGAAATGAGCGTGAAACGGCCTAAAAAGGCGCAAAAAACCTGTCAGCCGTTTCCGCGTCTCACCCCCCGAAGATTCGGAAACTGTTGCGCAGGCAAGGCAGGTCTACTGACTCATGCTTCATCCTACTCTGAACCCTTCCCATACGGCGAACAGCCGAAGCCATCCGTCCATACAGTGGCGCTTTCATTTCGTCCGCATTGACAGTTGCGGGGACAGTTCCGGATTCCCACCGGATTCCCTATTAAGCCTTCGCGGCACCTTGCTGCGAATTGATTAAGTTATCGGATATGGACATTTTTATATTAAAACAGCGCTTGCCGTTTGACAACTATTTTTATAGAAACCTAGCAGCTGACTCTCCAAAACAGCGTTCCCAGCCAAGCGGCCGCCTGACCGCCATGGGAAAAGGCGTCCCGCCTCTATGCAAGACGCCTTCCTGACTGTCAGCTCCATTCGTCACTGTTGAATATATTTGTCAAACACAAAACCGAAATCTTTGACCGTATAGTTCATTTTCGCTTCCGTCAGCCATTGAAAGACGTATTCATTCACGGTCTTAAAATCTGCCGGCACATTGGCGCCGCCGCGCATGACCGCTTGCCATCACTCCGCAGACAAACGATCGTTGCAGCGCCCTCTATGTATCATTACGTCCCCATAGACGAAAAGTTTCATAGTTGCTAAAAATCATGGCCTAACGCCTCGATGCTAGCGTCAGGCCATATGGATCGTGATCAATCTCGCCCCGAAAGTAGTCTTTGCTGGAGAACTGTCACTTTTGCCTATAACCAAGCTACCCGACTGATGTCTTCGTTTCAAGTTGTGCCATCGCCGTTTCCTCCTCAATCCTCGAACAGGCGGATGCCATACGCCTCAAGCACAAAGCGCGGCACAAAGAAGCGCGCCGTAACGAGCGGGTCGACGACTTGGCTGATTTGCGTCTGGCCGGCGGCGCTAGGCACCATCGTCAAATGATTAAGCATCAACGGAGCATGCGGCCGTCTCTGCTATCTCAACGGCGACCTCGCCATCCGGATGTACGTATGACGCTTGCCGCGAATCGCGATCGAATACGCCATAATGTTCTCTGGAACAGCGATGCCATGATAGCCAGCGTCGCCGATATGGTGCAGATCCGCCCCGGCCATTTTGCCGGCGAGCGCAATTTGGCGGATTGTGTGTTCATCGGCTCCTTCTTGGCTCGTACCGATCGTTAACATCACAAGCGCCCCATGTTCATGG includes the following:
- a CDS encoding YvbH-like oligomerization domain-containing protein, whose amino-acid sequence is MRGGANVPADFKTVNEYVFQWLTEAKMNYTVKDFGFVFDKYIQQ